A portion of the Cryptomeria japonica chromosome 5, Sugi_1.0, whole genome shotgun sequence genome contains these proteins:
- the LOC131041149 gene encoding heavy metal-associated isoprenylated plant protein 23: protein MGAMAVIESLMEAATIRRPKKLKQFQTVELRVRMDCEGCERKVRKSLENMKGLRSLEVDRKQLKVTVTGYVEANKVLKRVRRRTGKKAEMWPYKPYNLVYYPYAAQVYDKKAPAGYVRNVDPTFPNPERTDERYTSVFSDDNPNACSIM from the exons ATGGGTGCCATGGCTGTTATAGAAAGTTTGATGGAGGCAGCAACTATTCGCCGCCCAAAGAAACTTAAGCAATTTCAG ACGGTTGAGTTGAGAGTCCGTATGGACTGCGAGGGGTGCGAAAGAAAAGTGAGGAAGTCACTAGAAAATATGAAAG GCCTGAGATCGTTGGAAGTGGATAGAAAGCAATTAAAAGTGACAGTGACGGGGTACGTGGAGGCGAACAAGGTGTTGAAGAGGGTGAGGAGGAGGACGGGGAAAAAAGCAGAGATGTGGCCATACAAGCCCTACAATCTGGTTTACTATCCATATGCTGCTCAAGTGTACGATAAAAAGGCTCCTGCCGGTTATGTAAGAAACGTGGACCCCACCTTCCCCAATCCGGAGAGAACTGATGAAAGATACACCTCTGTCTTCAGCGACGACAATCCAAACGCTTGTTCAATTATGTAG